The region CAGCTCCTCCTTGCACACTCCTACCCTCAGTGGAGGAACTTTGGGGAAAGCCTTCAACCAGAGCTAAAAATGCTGTGCACAGCCTCCAGCATGGCCCACCTGGCCCCTCGTGCCGCTCTGCTGTCGGATGCACCTGGTAAGCCCCCAGCCCGCGACCGCGAAGGAGAAAGTAAACAGACCTCAGTCTCCACTTTATTGCTGCGCGCGGTAGACAATACACTGGACACCGGGAAGAGCCTAGGCCGAGGGAGGGACGGGGCTCGAGGGGTGCAGGAACGCGTTCTAGGCCAAAGGCGAGGGGCTCAAGGAGAGGGCCTTGGCCAAAGGTGTTGGGTCGCAAGTCAAGACCAAAATTCTAGGGCTCTAAAGGGACTGAGACCAATCCACGGGAAGCCGGACtcctggaggaagggaggaagagatcTAAGACCTTTGAGGTGTAACCAGAGGGGCGAACCtaaggcaggggtggggtgggcgggcGGGGACAGGGTCGGGCTCAGTGGAAGGTCTCCACCTCTACCACGGTCCAGTCACCCTGCGGGGAAGCCACGTCATCTGGGGAGAAGCTAGTGACTGAGGTGATGCTGGCGCGGGACTCGTCCAGCGGCGACAACAGTTCGGCCCAGCGGCCCAGTTCGGCGTCGCTCAGCGCAGTGCGGGCTCCCCCCGCGCTGCCGCCACCCCCGGCGCCACCTGGACCACCGCTGCCTCCCGCGGCCTCCTCTGTCGCAGCTAGCAGCAGCGTCCGGCTCAGCAGGTGCTGCACGACGCTCGCCTGCAGCGCCCCCAGCGGCAGCTCTCCCAAGCGCGCCGGCTTCGCGCCACGAGAGGCCGCACTAGCCGCAGCTCCGGCCGCCGCCTTCCCACCGCCCGCGCCGGGCCCGGGCCCGGGATCCAGTGCGTCCGTGGCGGGGCTCGCCGACTCGGGACCTTCAGCCTCATAGATGGTGCACAAGCCATCAGCAGAGCCCGACCCGGATGCAGGAGACCAAGGCAGGGGCGCTCCTGCGGGGAGAGGAGCCGGGATGCTCAGGAAGAGCGGGAAGCCCCACCCCCGCCACGAGACTCCGCCCCTCCCTTCAGCTCCGCCCTCAGACCCAACTGTCTTGCCCCCGAGCCTCGCCTCCGACCCCGCCCTCTCACATCCCAGACCTCACCCCTTCTACTGCTCCGCAGAGTCCGGAGGACTGCCTACCTGGGGTGCTGCGGATGGCAAGAGGCGGAGCCGAACCTCGGCTCCAAGCTGCAGGGTGGCAGGCGGCGAGCTCGGCATCGGCAGGCGGAGAGGCTGCGGCGCCGCCCTCAGGCCCACTGTCGTAGCCGCGCAGCTCCTCGGGCGTGCTAGTGGCGCTGCTGCTGTGGCCCGCCAGGTCCGGGCCACTCAGCGTACTAGACGGGCTGCGCGACGGCGGCGGCGGTGGGCCTGGGGCCAGCGCCAGGGTCAGCCGTGGGCCCGAGATGGGGGCATCGGGACCCGGGGTTGGAGGGCGGCGTGGGGCCTGCAGAGGAGGtgaggcagggggagagggaggggtctGCAAAGTCGGCAATGCCAGGGAAGGTGGAGCACGTGGTGGGGGCGTGatcagagaagagggagggtCTTGCAGAGGGGATGAAGCAGAGGGAGAGggtcccccctgcattgggagagagGCCAGAGAAGGTGGAGCCTGCAGAGGAGGCAGACTCAGAGGAAGAGTGGCCTGTAAAGGGGGTGTGCTCAAAGAAGAAGGATCCCGCGGAGGGAGTGTGGCCAGGGGAGATGGAGAGTCTTGCAGAGGGGGTGAagcagggggagaaggaggggccTGAAGAGGGGGCAAGGCCAGAGAAGGTGGAGCCTGCAGAGGAGGCAGGCTTGGAGGAGGAGTGGCCTGTAAAGGGGGCGTGCTCAGAGAAGGTAGAGCCCGCGGAGGAGGTGTGGCCAGGGGAGAGGAAGAGTCTTGCAGAGGGGGTGAAGCAGGGGGAAAAGGGGGGGCCTGAAGAGGAGACGAGGCCAGAGAAGGTAGACCCCTCTGTGGGGGCTGAGCCCGAAGAGAGGGAGGATCATGCAGAGATGAagcaaggggaggagagggtagggCCTGCAAAGGAGGTGAGGCCAGAGAAGGTGGAGCCAGCAGAGGAGGCAGGCTCTGATGAGGGGGAGTGGCCTGTACAGGAGGCGTGGTCAGAGAAGGTGGAGAGTGCGGATGAGGCACGGCCAGCGGAGGAGGGGTCGCCCGCAGAGGTGGTGAGGCTAGAGATGGGGACTGTATAGGAGCGGCCTGTCGAAGGGAAGTAGCCAGAGGAGGTGGAGTCTGTAGCAGGGGCCTGACCAGGGGAGAGGGAGACTCTGAACGGGGAGGACCCTGAAGAGAGAGTGTGGTCTGAGAGGGTGTGGCCTGTGGAGGGGGTGTGGGAGGCGTGTCCAGTGTATAGGGCGTAGCCTGAAGAGGTGGAGACATAGGACTGGCCTGCGGAGGGGGCGTGGCCAGAGTGGAAGGAGCCTGAGGAGGGGGTGTGGCTAGGGGAGAGGGCAAGTTCCTCACAGATGCTGCCTGAGACAGAGGGGCTTGTAGGGGGGCAGCGGCTGGTGGTAGAGGACCTGCGGAAGGCGGTGTGGCTAAGGGAGAGGGGAGAGCTGGAAAAGGAGGTAAAGTCAAAGACGCCTCGGTGGGGAGTACACTATGCAGAGCAGGTGAAACTGATGGAGGGACTGATGCCAGAAGAGGGGCCATGGCCAAGGGAGAGGCGGACCCCTCCGGAAAGGATGTACCCAGGTGTGTGGGTGGAGCCTGCAAAGGAGGTGTGGCCGGCCGAGAGGGGAGGGTCAGCAGAGAGGGCGGAGCCGGAGAGGGAGGGGCTAGTGGATGGGGCGTGGTCAAAGGCCGGCTGAGGGCCTGGGAAGGGGGCGTGGTCGGTGGAGAAGGAGGGAGCGCGTCCCGACAGGGAGTGGTTGGACACCGTGGAGGCGGTGCGGTAGGACAAGGTAGAGAGGATGTGGCCAGAGGAGGAGAAAGGCCCCTCACTGGGGCTGCGCCCTTCCTGGGGGATGTGGCCTGCGGGGCGCGAAGAGTCTGCAGTCCTTTCGACTTGGGCTGAACAAGAGCCCGGGGTGCTCCAGCCGGGGAGGCTCCAGAGCGGACTGGGGAGGATACAGGGGTGACGCTAGAGCCCAGTGGACGTGAGGTTGGCCTCTGGAGGCTCCCGCCGGCGCTGGGTCGCCTCCTGGAGGCAGGGCTCGGCTCCGCCGCGCTGCGCTCTGGGGCGCTGCTCACTGACTTCCTGGAAGCCTCAGTCATCGGGGGCCGGAGCCGGGCACTTGGAGCTGCCCGAGGGACACCCACCTCAGCGCCCGCAGCCCGGGGCCGACGGGAATTGACCGGGGAGGGGATGGCTGGGGTGGACCCAGAAGAGTCTGGGGACAAAACAGAAGGCCGAAGGTCACCAATACTTCACAGCTCAGGAACCCCGCTGGTTCCTCCCCCAGGTCACATACCTCTCCGTGCCCCAGTACTCAGGGTGCTCCTTCTGGGTGAATCTGTGGCTTTTCCTCTGGCTGCAGGTTCCTCAGCTGGGGGACGGGGCCCCTTCTGCCCAAGAAGGCCTGGTCTGGGGACAGGAGGGCCTGCGATCAGGGCAGAGCTCCAGCTCCTATTTCCTCTCCCAAGTCtacatttccccatctgtaaaatggggcataTGCTCTCTGCCAGCCAATAACAGCTTTCACCAACTTACGCCCAGTGATCAGCAAGTGCTCCCACACACTTTAATTAAAGGCTTCCAGATGGAGACACTAACCCTTGCCTAagggactggggggtgggggcgggtgtgTTACCTGGTGGGCGCGCTGGCATGCCCGGGGCTAGAGATACAGcctgagcctggggtcctggCAGGGGCCCGCTCCCCTCTCCCagctgctgggggcctggaggcTGTGGGGAGAAGGCCGAGTCAATGCAGGTGCCCCAGAAATCAAGGAAAAGCTGGTGCCTCAGAGGAGGGGAGGCAAGATAGGGTCAGAATCAGGGAAAGAGGCTGAAGTACCTGGGCTCCGGGGGCCCGTCCCAGCGCTCCGCGTTGGTCCCACCTGGGGAGTAACCTCCGGGAGAGCGGCTCCCCGGATGCCCCCAGTTCGCTCTGCCAGGGGCCCTCgccctgcggctgctgctgctcccaGAACTCGGAGAGCCGCGCTGGTTACTGGAGGAGGGGGTCGTGGAGACCCTGCGGG is a window of Muntiacus reevesi chromosome 1, mMunRee1.1, whole genome shotgun sequence DNA encoding:
- the PRR36 gene encoding proline-rich protein 36; protein product: MDKRDKSRAAAAGRPPASRPPGLPIPKPAGSPRPPPPVTSAALRVLGAAAAAGRGPLAERTGGIRGAALPEVTPQVGPTRSAGTGPRSPASRPPAAGRGERAPARTPGSGCISSPGHASAPTRPGLLGQKGPRPPAEEPAARGKATDSPRRSTLSTGARRDSSGSTPAIPSPVNSRRPRAAGAEVGVPRAAPSARLRPPMTEASRKSVSSAPERSAAEPSPASRRRPSAGGSLQRPTSRPLGSSVTPVSSPVRSGASPAGAPRALVQPKSKGLQTLRAPQATSPRKGAAPVRGLSPPLATSSLPCPTAPPPRCPTTPCRDALPPSPPTTPPSQALSRPLTTPHPLAPPSPAPPSLLTLPSRPATPPLQAPPTHLGTSFPEGSASPLAMAPLLASVPPSVSPALHSVLPTEASLTLPPFPALPSPLATPPSAGPLPPAAAPLQAPLSQAASVRNLPSPLATPPPQAPSTLATPPPQASPMSPPLQATPYTLDTPPTPPPQATPSQTTLSLQGPPRSESPSPLVRPLLQTPPPLATSLRQAAPIQSPSLASPPLRATPPPLAVPHPHSPPSLTTPPVQATPPHQSLPPLLAPPSLASPPLQALPSPPLASSLHDPPSLRAQPPQRGLPSLASSPLQAPPFPPASPPLQDSSSPLATPPPRALPSLSTPPLQATPPPSLPPLQAPPSLALPPLQAPPSPPASPPLQDSPSPLATLPPRDPSSLSTPPLQATLPLSLPPLQAPPSLASLPMQGGPSPSASSPLQDPPSSLITPPPRAPPSLALPTLQTPPSPPASPPLQAPRRPPTPGPDAPISGPRLTLALAPGPPPPPSRSPSSTLSGPDLAGHSSSATSTPEELRGYDSGPEGGAAASPPADAELAACHPAAWSRGSAPPLAIRSTPGAPLPWSPASGSGSADGLCTIYEAEGPESASPATDALDPGPGPGAGGGKAAAGAAASAASRGAKPARLGELPLGALQASVVQHLLSRTLLLAATEEAAGGSGGPGGAGGGGSAGGARTALSDAELGRWAELLSPLDESRASITSVTSFSPDDVASPQGDWTVVEVETFH